In Nicotiana tabacum cultivar K326 chromosome 21, ASM71507v2, whole genome shotgun sequence, one DNA window encodes the following:
- the LOC107803077 gene encoding plastidial pyruvate kinase 4, chloroplastic-like, with product MLGGVTSVSMFTNQTANGFQIASFLFVRSSNLSKKYSIPQPFFKIPGIREHIFQFVASNNGSLARKNIVFAIPNGKDDAEKEGSDYYIDYPVAVDRKQDKNSCAPEMETTFSLLPCGEGTPKSNEINGKEDGLLAKLIAVHLHVLAMEQWNASKLKMSHKNYLVSATNLIHYLALKSLDVEQLEEELSSIGLLNLDTINQHVLASLSAGIRLLDNLKYDSSSRSVSYSEGISSTKSLDKQINGEFSISTLRRRASHTGDLLLGRLPEKRKTHIMVTVGQEAIESETLVKDLLNAGTTIVRINCAHGSPEIWSEIIRRVKRSSQILEKPCLVLMDLAGPKLRTGTLQPGPCVLKISPKKNAYGQVICPALVWLSSPGAGSPPAHVSPDAVLHVDGEELLSKLEPNDVVTLSDARGKQRTLKILSKYPVFSGIGFMAECSKTAYVKSGAKLFIKDKRKKFSAGHVVNIPPLKQFIRLRVGDLLSISRDSQNEENKLKYSSTGAHRITCSSGYVFDSVKPGEPISFDDGKIWGIIKATSTSEIVVSITHASPTGSKLGSEKSINIPRSNIRYEGLTLKDLIDLDFVADHANMVGVSFVRDVSDILLLCQELEKRKRGDLGVVLKIETKGGFERLPLLLLEAMKMPNPLGIMIARGDLAVECGWENMAYIQEEIISVCKAAHVPVIWATQVLESLVKYGVPTRAELTDVADGMRTSCIMLNKGKCIVEAVAFLHRILSDHSMKPNAEFKPLALSSHDS from the exons ATGTTGGGTGGTGTAACTTCTGTTTCCATGTTCACCAATCAAACTGCTAAT GGCTTTCAAATTGCTTCTTTTTTGTTTGTTAGATCTTCCAACCTGTCCAAGAAGTACTCAATTCCACAACCTTTTTTCAAAATTCCTGGCATTAGGGAACATATTTTCCAATTTGTAGCCAGTAATAATGGAAGCCTTGCCAGAAAGAACATTGTCTTTGCTATTCCAAATGGAAAGGACGATGCTGAAAAAGAAGGTTCAGATTACTATATTGATTATCCAGTTGCCGTTGATCGGAAACAAGATAAGAATTCTTGTGCGCCAGAGATGGAAACAACTTTTTCCTTGTTGCCATGTGGTGAGGGTACTCCTAAAAGTAATGAGATCAATGGTAAGGAAGATGGCTTACTTGCTAAGCTGATTGCTGTTCATTTGCATGTACTGGCAATGGAACAATGGAACGCCTCCAAACTTAAAATGTCCCACAA AAATTACTTGGTCAGTGCGACAAACCTAATTCATTATTTGGCATTGAAAAGCCTTGACGTAGAGCAGCTTGAAGAAGAACTTTCTTCCATTGGTCTCCTGAATTTAGACACAATTAATCAACATGTTCTTGCAAGTCTTTCTGCAGGCATCCGGCTGTTAGATAACTTGAAATATGATTCTTCAAGTCGTAGTGTCTCATATAGTGAAGGAATCTCTTCAACCAAAAGTCTGGACAAACAAATCAACGGGGAATTTTCTATTAGTACACTAAGGAGGAGGGCATCCCATACTGGAGACCTGTTATTGGGCAGATTGCCAGAGAAGAGAAAAACTCATATCATGGTAACAGTGGGCCAAGAAGCTATAGAAAGTGAAACACTAGTGAAAGATCTTCTAAATGCTGGAACTACAATTGTTCGTATCAACTGTGCCCATGGAAGCCCTGAAATTTGGAGTGAGATCATCAGAAGGGTGAAAAGAAGCTCTCAAATCCTTGAAAAGCCTTGTCTAGTTCTCATGGACTTAGCTGGGCCCAAGCTTCGAACTGGAACGCTGCAGCCCGGTCCATGTGTCTTGAAAATATCTCCCAAGAAGAATGCTTATGGTCAAGTGATATGTCCTGCCCTAGTTTGGCTCTCAAGCCCAGGAGCTGGTTCTCCACCTGCCCATGTATCCCCTGATGCTGTTCTACATGTGGACGGTGAAGAACTTCTTAGTAAGCTGGAGCCGAATGATGTTGTGACATTATCTGATGCTCGTGGAAAACAAAGGACACTGAAGATCTTAAGCAAGTATCCTGTTTTCTCCGGCATTGGATTTATGGCTGAATGCAGCAAGACTGCTTATGTCAAGTCAGGTGCAAAATTGTTTATCAAGGACAAGAGAAAGAAATTTTCAGCTGGACATGTAGTAAACATTCCTCCTCTCAAGCAATTTATCAGATTAAGGGTTGGTGACTTGCTGTCTATATCACGAGATAgtcaaaatgaagaaaacaagttGAAGTATTCTTCCACTGGTGCTCACAGGATAACCTGCTCATCTGGATATGTTTTTGATTCAGTGAAGCCCGGGGAACCAATTTCTTTTGATGATGGGAAGATATGGGGTATTATTAAAGCAACTAGCACTTCCGAAATTGTTGTATCAATCACCCATGCAAGTCCTACAGGTAGTAAACTTGGGTCAGAGAAGTCCATAAATATTCCACGGAGCAATATTCGGTATGAAGGCCTCACTTTAAAGGACCTTATAGATCTCGACTTTGTGGCCGACCATGCAAACATGGTGGGGGTATCATTTGTCCGAGATGTCAGTGACATTCTACTGTTGTGCCAAGAACTTGAGAAGCGGAAAAGAGGGGACTTGGGGGTTGTTTTAAAGATTGAGACAAAAGGAGGATTTGAGAGATTGCCGCTCCTACTACTGGAGGCAATGAAAATGCCAAATCCTTTAGGCATCATGATTGCCAGAGGAGATCTTGCTGTAGAGTGTGGATGGGAAAACATGGCATATATACAGGAGGAGATAATCTCCGTCTGCAAAGCTGCTCATGTTCCTGTCATTTGGGCAACACAGGTCCTGGAGTCGCTCGTCAAGTATGGGGTGCCCACTAGAGCTGAGCTTACTGATGTGGCAGACGGAATGAG